Part of the Desulfobacterales bacterium genome, GATCTGCCACCCAGGGCGTTGGCCTTATTGCTGATAGTTTCACCCGATCAGCAAAAAATCCAAAAACCTCTTTGCGTCCTTCGCGCCTTTGCGGTTCAAATTTTATGCTCTTCAGAAAATCGCGCAACGCTCTATTCTCCCGGTTTGATCCATTCTTCAGGCTTGCGATACGCCAGGGTGATTTCCTTTAGCTTTTCCTTTTGCTCCAGGTAACGGGCTTTCATCTGCAGCAGCCATTCTTTATGATGCAAGGCCTCTTCCTTGCTTAAAAAAAGTTCATGCCCGCTTTTGTGGATCTTGAAAACCGGTCCGCCCATCTCCAGGCGGATGGTCCCCGGATTGCTGCACAGCAGGCAATGAACCCGATCATCTCCCAGAAAGCGAAATGTATCGCCGCCGCACAAGGGGCAAAAGGGTCTTTCTTTGCCCGTCGCCGGTGCAAAGAGGGCCGTGGATAGAGCCTTGGCAGCTTCAATGTTCTCCCGGTTTAAAAAGACCTCGCCGGGCAGGGCACCATAACAGACTCGGGTTTGTTTGATTTCCGTTAAGGCCATCTTTAAAAAATTCTGGATCCCAAGAAGCGTATGCCCTTCTTTGCCGGGAATTCCGGCGATGGCGACACCCACAGCCGGTTTTCCCCACAACCTGTCGATATGGGCATAAAAGGCGAGACCCCTGTCAAGCAGCCGTTTTAAACTTGCGTTGGCGCCCAGAAAATATGTGGGGGCAGCCACAATCAAAGCGTCGGCTTCAACAATGGCGTCCAGTACCCGTTGAAAATCATCCTGCTGGACGCATTTTTCTTCCTTGAACAAGCAGGCGTAACATCCACGGCAGGGCAGCAGGTTGAATTCAGTGAGGCGCAGCAGGCGCAATTCATGGGGCACTGTTATTTGGCGGCCGATTTCCTTCACCATGATTTCGCAGTTACCCAGTTTTCGCGGCGATCCGATTATTCCCAGAATTTTTTTCATGCTGCCTCCGGTGATGGTGGGTTCAATTTGTATTTTCAGTGGTATTATCACAACAGGGTTTATTTTTCCAATTAATAGAAACATTTGAACCGCAAAGGCGCCAAGGACGCAAGTATTGCTCCACAGAACCGCACTTCAGCAGGTCTAAAAAATGGCATTTTTGCCCGAACCGAAGGTGGCCATTAATTCCCGATTGTTGATCTATGATTGATGATTTTCGATTTAAGGGCGTTTCCAATCGTCAATCATCAATCGCCAATCATCAATGACTTACCTCCGATCCCGATCTCCAGGCCATTGAACCTGCAACCCGCAACTCGTCACTGTTCTTTTTTCCTGAACCCCGCTCCCTGACATCCGACCCTATTCTATATTTTTTTATCGACGAAGCCGATGCAAGTATGCTAAGAGTGACATAATTACCAACCATAAATTTCCTGTGTTTTATTAATAATCGAAAGGAGAACAGCAAATGGAGTTTAATAGTATTCAAGACATTCTTGATTTTGCCATCAGCAAAGAAAAAGAAGCGGCTGCTTTTTATACTGAGGCCGGTAAAGAAGAGTCCATGTCCGGCGCGAAAGAAATGCTGAAGGAATTTGCCCAGGAAGAGCGGAAGCATCAAACCCTCCTCGAAGAATTCAAGAAAAAGGGGTTTGCCCCGGGCATTTCCGATTATAAATTCAAATGGATCACAGATATTAAACGCAGCAATTATATTGTAGATATGGAATACCGCAAAGGAATGCCTTACAATGAGCTTCTGATGCTGGCCATGAAGCGTGAAGAAAAAGCCCTGGCACTCTATAATGAGATGCAGCTCAAGGCCGAAACCCCTGAAGGCAAAAAACTTTTTAAGATGCTCTGCCAGGAAGAGGCCAAACACAAACTGTCCCTTGAAACGATGTATGACGACTACATGGCCCAGATGGGGGATTAGAACCGTCCGCTGTGGAATCACCGCAGTGTTTGTCTGTTTTATACCGCTTTCCATAATAAAGTTCCGAAACAATGAATTGCGGTATAAGCGGTTGTAGAAGCAACCTTTGGGATAATGGAACGTTTTTTTGACAACCGCTATAACCGACGGACCAGTATAAAAGAAAAATACTT contains:
- a CDS encoding ferritin family protein, with amino-acid sequence MEFNSIQDILDFAISKEKEAAAFYTEAGKEESMSGAKEMLKEFAQEERKHQTLLEEFKKKGFAPGISDYKFKWITDIKRSNYIVDMEYRKGMPYNELLMLAMKREEKALALYNEMQLKAETPEGKKLFKMLCQEEAKHKLSLETMYDDYMAQMGD
- a CDS encoding flavodoxin family protein, with translation MKKILGIIGSPRKLGNCEIMVKEIGRQITVPHELRLLRLTEFNLLPCRGCYACLFKEEKCVQQDDFQRVLDAIVEADALIVAAPTYFLGANASLKRLLDRGLAFYAHIDRLWGKPAVGVAIAGIPGKEGHTLLGIQNFLKMALTEIKQTRVCYGALPGEVFLNRENIEAAKALSTALFAPATGKERPFCPLCGGDTFRFLGDDRVHCLLCSNPGTIRLEMGGPVFKIHKSGHELFLSKEEALHHKEWLLQMKARYLEQKEKLKEITLAYRKPEEWIKPGE